Within the bacterium genome, the region GCTTGGGCGGCCGCGAGTTCTGGATGATGAAGTTTCGTTCGATGGTGCAGGATGCCGCGCACCGGCAGGATCAACTGCGCCATCTCAACCAAGTCGATGGCCCGATCTTCAAGATCGAAAATGATCCACGCATGACGCGCGTAGGCAAAATTCTGCGCAAGCTCAGCCTGGATGAGTTTCCGCAACTGTTCAACATTATGCGCGGCGAGATGAGCTTTGTCGGCCCGCGGCCTCTGGCTTACAAAGAGCTGAAGTATGAGCCGTCCTGGTCGGAAACCCGGCTGCAAGTGAAGCCCGGCCTCACCGGCTTGTGGCAGGTCAGCGGCCGCAGCGATTCCTCCTTCCGCGACTGGGTCGCGATGGACAAGTATTACGCCATGCATCAAAGCTTGCTGTTGGATTTGAAGATCCTGTTCAAAACCCCGTTCAATGTGCTGCTCGGCTCGGGCGCCTATTGAGCGCGGTTGCCGGATCTTGCTCGAATGCGCCTGGCGCGGCACGGCCGGAAGTCCGTTGATCAATTGCTCGGATCCCTGACCGGACCGCAACCGACTGCACCCTGGAGCCCTGCCGCCAGGCCATTCGCATGCAACCGAATGCCAAACCACAAACCGAAATCGACGTCATGCACGCAAACTCCTGGCTTCCTGCTTCACTTTCGCTGCGGCACTTGTTTGCCGGGCTGTTGCTCGCGCTCTATGCCGGCATCGCCTACCAGGTGATGCAATTGCCGGACAACTGGCTCGGCGCGGCAGCGGGTCTGCTGCTGGCGGTCATCGGTTTGTTGTGGATGGGCAAGAGCCGGCAACTGCTGCTCACCGCGCTGGTGGTCGCGATTCCGCTGGTGGGTTTCGACTTCAGCCTCTATTACAACGAGAAGCTCGGCGGCGATCACCGCATCGCCGCGAGCTTGCTCGATTTTGCGCTGCTGGCGCTCGCCGGCGAGTATGTGCTCACCCGGCCGGCGGGGCAACGCCGCGCCCTGCAGCCGCGCGAGCTGGCGGTGTTGATGGCGGCCTTGTTCGCGCTGGGGCTGGTCTCTTTGAATTTCGCGCAAGAGCCCAGGCTCACGATGTTTGAGTTGATCCGCCTCGGCCGCATGATCGTGCTCGCCCTGGTGGTGGCGAAGTGCGTGCAAGAGGGGGAGAGCTTGAACCGCGTGATCATGGTTCTTTTTCTCATGACCATCGCCGAAGGCTTGCTCGGCTATGCCCAGAGAATTTCCGGCGGCCAGCTCGGCATCAAGTTGATCGGCGAGCCGGAGCACGTGCTCACGCAGGAGTTGAACGGCGGCACGGCGATCCGCGTGGGCGGCACTTTCAACCACGCCAATCAATTCGCGCGCTTCCTCGGTTTGGTGCTGCCGCTGGCACTGGCGGTGACCATCGGCGGCGAGCGCCGCAAGTATCGCCTGCTCGCCGGCGCCGCGCTGCTGATCGGCGGCGGCGCCCTGGTGGTGACGTTGTCGCGCGCCGCCTGGATCGGCGTGACCCTGGGCAGTGCGCTGGTGTTTGCCATGCTCATCCGGCGGCCGGCACTGCGCGTGCGCGCCATGCGCAGTCTGTGGGCGGTGCTCGCCGCGGTGACGCTGTTCGTGCTGGTCAACCTCAACACCATTGTCGCGCGCTTCACCACGCAGGATGCCGGCTCCTTTGCCACGCGCGCGCCGATGGCGAACATCGCCCTGCAGATCATCGCGGATCATCCCTGGGGCGTGGGCTTCGGCAATTATCGCCTGTGGCTGCCCAAGTACGGCGATCCGGCCGTGCCGTTTACTTTTCAGGCGAAAGTGCACAGCGTCTATTTGCTCGTCGCCGCCGAGCTGGGCGTGGTGAGCTTGATCGTGTTTCTCGCGCTGCTGGCGTTTGTCTTCACCACGAGCCTGTCACTCTCCCGCCGTTTGCCGCCGGATGCGGCCATGGTGGCGATCGGCATCGCCGGTGGGTTGCTCGCTTTCAGCATTCACGGTCTGGTGGATTATGAAGAAATCGCCCGCATCCCGATTCTGTGGTTTCAAATCGGCTTGCTGGCGGCGCTGGCCGGCCAGTATCGCGCGGCCGCACGCGCCACTGCCGGTCCGACGCGGTTGGCCGCGAATCCGCCGCGTGACCGTGGCCGGCAGCCGGCTGATCCTGGCATGCCTGTGCTGTGAGTATGGCCATTGTCCTCAACTCGCTTAACCGTGGGAGCCAATTTCTGTGTTGGGAAAAATCTTGAAAAATGCCTCGGCGCTGCTGCTGGTGCAGGTTCTCAATCCGCTGTTGGGCATGGTGTTCGTCATCGCGCTGGCGCGTCTCGATGGCGCGCTGGGGCTGGGCGCCTACACCTTTGCGCTGTCGCTGGTGTTGATCTTCGAGAACATTGCCGGTTTGGGCGTGCGTGAGTATCTGATCCGGGAAATCGGCAGAAATCCCGGCGAGTGGCGGGCGCTGCTCAACAGCGCGCTCGTCCTCGGCGTGGCGGCCGCGCTGCTCGCGCAGCTTGCCATGTTGCTGTTCGCGCACGCCGTCGGCTACGACCAGGAAACCGTGGCCGGCTTGTTCATCGTCAGCTTTGCGCTGCTGCCCGGCCTGCTGCATTATCTCTCCGTGTCATTCCTCTATGCGTTCGATGAAATGACCTGGGCGAGTGCCTCGTTCGTGATCGAAACAGTGGTGCGTACGGCCGCCGGCTTGCTGATCGTCTATCTGGATTTGGGAATGAACTGGCTGCTGGCCAGTTTCGTTATGAGCCGGTTGGTTGCGGCGCTCGTGGCCGGCTGGGCGCAAATCCGGCGCCTGGGTTGGCCGGGCCGGCAGTGGGATCGCCGCGTGTTTCGCGATTTACTGGCCGCCACGCCCACCTTCGGCGCCATGGCCATTTTGGCCGCGGTCTATTGGCGTCTCAACATCGTACTGCTTTCGCGGCTGAGCGGCGCCGAGGCCGTGGGCCATTACAGCGCCGGCTATCGCTTGATGGATTTGATCGCCTTTGCCGGCGGCAGCATTCTCACGGCGACCTATCCCGCCATGACCCGCCTCTTTCATCACTTTCGCGAAGACTTCCGGCTGTTGCTGGACAAGGGCGTGCAGTATGCGCTCGCCGGCTATCTGCCGATCGCGGTGATGGTACACGAATTGAGTCCCCAAATCATCGCGTTGTTCTTCGGACCGGATTTCGCTCCCGCGGTGGACGGCCTGCGGCTGCTCACCTGGGCCACGCTGCCGTTGACGCTTGCCAAACTGTTTGCCAACGGCCTGGTGATTGCCGGCCGCCAAAATCTCGATCTGCGCGTGAATCTCTACCGGCTGGCGGCCAATGCGGTGTTGAGCTACGTGTTGATCATGAAGTTCGGCATGTTGGGCGCCTGCTGGGCGCTGCTGCTGTCTTTGGCCGCGTCGGTGGTTCTGCAGATTTACTACCTGCGTGCCGTTGCGCCGTTGCGCTGGTCGCTGGCGCCCATCATCAAACCTGCGCTGGCCGCGCTCGCCCTGCTGGCGGCCCTGGAGTTGACCAGCGGCTGGCCGCTCTTGCTTCAGACCCTGCTGGCGGCGGCGAGCTATGCCGTCACCTATTTGCTGTTGCGGCCGTTCGACAGTGGTGACCGGCGCGCGCTGCACTGTTTGGGAAAGCAACCTGTGGGAGAATTGGCATGAAGACGCAACCCCGCGTGTCCGTGGTGATCATCGGCCGGAATGAAGAAGAACATCTCGCCGATTGCATCCGTTCGCTGCAACACCTGCGCTATCCAGGCGACAAGCTGGAAATCATCTATGTGGACAATGATTCCAGCGATCGTTCGCTCGCAATCGCGCGCCGGTTTCCGATCCGCACGCTTGCGCTCAAGCAGGCCCGCTCCACGCCGGGCCTGGCGCGCAATGCGGGATTGCAGGCGGCCACCGGCGAGTTCGTCCACTTCATTGACGGTGACATGACCATGGACCCCGATTGGCTCGTTGCCGCGTTACCGGCATTCGCGGATGAGCGCGTCGTGGCAGTGGTGGGACGGCTGCGCGAGGTGCGGCCGCAGGAGAGTCTCTACAACCGTTTCTTTGATCTGGGGTGGGAAACCGCGCCGCTCGGCGAAATCGGCGCGCCCGGCGGCGGCGGTCTGTTTCGCACCGACCGGCT harbors:
- a CDS encoding O-antigen ligase family protein; its protein translation is MQPNAKPQTEIDVMHANSWLPASLSLRHLFAGLLLALYAGIAYQVMQLPDNWLGAAAGLLLAVIGLLWMGKSRQLLLTALVVAIPLVGFDFSLYYNEKLGGDHRIAASLLDFALLALAGEYVLTRPAGQRRALQPRELAVLMAALFALGLVSLNFAQEPRLTMFELIRLGRMIVLALVVAKCVQEGESLNRVIMVLFLMTIAEGLLGYAQRISGGQLGIKLIGEPEHVLTQELNGGTAIRVGGTFNHANQFARFLGLVLPLALAVTIGGERRKYRLLAGAALLIGGGALVVTLSRAAWIGVTLGSALVFAMLIRRPALRVRAMRSLWAVLAAVTLFVLVNLNTIVARFTTQDAGSFATRAPMANIALQIIADHPWGVGFGNYRLWLPKYGDPAVPFTFQAKVHSVYLLVAAELGVVSLIVFLALLAFVFTTSLSLSRRLPPDAAMVAIGIAGGLLAFSIHGLVDYEEIARIPILWFQIGLLAALAGQYRAAARATAGPTRLAANPPRDRGRQPADPGMPVL
- a CDS encoding flippase, coding for MKNASALLLVQVLNPLLGMVFVIALARLDGALGLGAYTFALSLVLIFENIAGLGVREYLIREIGRNPGEWRALLNSALVLGVAAALLAQLAMLLFAHAVGYDQETVAGLFIVSFALLPGLLHYLSVSFLYAFDEMTWASASFVIETVVRTAAGLLIVYLDLGMNWLLASFVMSRLVAALVAGWAQIRRLGWPGRQWDRRVFRDLLAATPTFGAMAILAAVYWRLNIVLLSRLSGAEAVGHYSAGYRLMDLIAFAGGSILTATYPAMTRLFHHFREDFRLLLDKGVQYALAGYLPIAVMVHELSPQIIALFFGPDFAPAVDGLRLLTWATLPLTLAKLFANGLVIAGRQNLDLRVNLYRLAANAVLSYVLIMKFGMLGACWALLLSLAASVVLQIYYLRAVAPLRWSLAPIIKPALAALALLAALELTSGWPLLLQTLLAAASYAVTYLLLRPFDSGDRRALHCLGKQPVGELA